GTGCCGACCAGTCACCGTGCGCTTCCAGTCGGCGACCGTAGGACAGCCGCCGACCTTCGTCGTCGCGACTGGCGCGCCGTTTCCACATCTGCTCGGTGCCGACGAACCCGTGCACGAACACCACGATGTTCGACGCCGCATCGGGGTAGGCGTTGGCCAGACCGGCCTTGGTCACCGGCACGTCGTAGCCCGAGCGGCGCAGGGTCATCGGGTAGGAGATCGGCAGGTCGATGTCGGCGAGTCGGTCGCCGGTGAACCCCTGCACGAACGCGGCCACCGAGACGGCACGCTTGCGCACGACGCGGCTCGGAGTCTGCTGGGCGATGGTGTCGGCGGCCGGTCGCACGATCGCGCCGGTCGCATCGAGGGCGGCGCCCAACGTGTTGTAGGTGCTGCGCACGACCAGGTCGTGGGCCAACTCGACCGGTGTCGTGACCGGCCCGAAGACGGTGCGCGCTTTACCGAACACCTTGGTGGCCGCGGCGCCGTGGGCGTCGCACAGCGTGGCGATGACGCCGCGGGCGTCCTCACCGGCGACGGCTGCGCGCCGCGTGTCTCCTGCTCCACTTGTGGTGGTGTTGCGAGTGGCTGGCATGGTGTCCTTCCTGCCGGGCGTGCAGTTCGGCAGCGCCGAACTGCACCCCGATGCTACTTCCCAGTAGCACCCCGATGTGGCCAGTAAGGTGCCGTGCGGGAGGAGGCCGACGAATGAAGCGACCTACGGCGCCACGCCGCGCCGCCGTCCTGTCCGCGCTGACATCCCTCCCCGTCGCATTGGCCGGCTGCACCGGCAGTCCGGCGCCCGCACCGACCGATGCTTCCTCTCCGGCGTCCGTCACGAGTTCCTCGACCACCACCTCGACCTCGAGCAACGCGTCACCCCCGGTGGTCACGGCCGACGGCGTCGACCCGAAGGCATGGACGGCGGTCGACGCGAGCGCGCGGCGGGCGGGCGGCATCGTGGCGTTGCTCGCGGCCGTCGTGTCGCCGTCCGGACAGGTGCGGGTGGTGCACCGCACCGGCTCGACCGACCTCCGCCCGATCGCGTCGGTTGCCAAGCTCTACGTGATGGTGGCCCTGCTCGACGCCCTGCGCGACGGAAAACTGACGTGGAACACCGCCATCACCGTTCGAAGCCAGGACATCTCGGCTGGCAGCGGGTCGCTCGCCGGACGCGGCGTCGGAGCCCGGGTGACGGTGTTCGAGGCGGCCCGCCTGATGTTTCAGGAATCCGACAACACCGCCACCAGCGCTTTGATCCGCACCCTCGGCCAACCTGCGATGGCCACCGCACTACGCGAGACCGGGCACTGCGCGCCGGACCGGATGACCCCGTTCCTCACCGTGCGTGAGGACCTCTGGCTGCTCTACTCCGCCGGGGCCGCGGGTGCCCGGTCGCAGTGGGCGGTAGCCAGCCCCGCCGAGCGCACCCGGCTCATCTCGCCGGCCACCAAATCCCCCGCCGCGTTCCACGGTGCACCCGCCTGGCGCGCCGGCCTCGGTTACGTTGCCAGTGCCGAAGACATCGCCCGGGCCTGGGCGGTGATCGCCGACCGCGTGCGCACCCTGCGGTCCACAGGTGCAGCGTCGGTGATGACGGTGCCCTCGCCCGGGTTCACCCGGCCGACCGGGTGGTCGACGGTGTGGTTCAAGAGCGGCGCCCTCGACAGCGTGCGCGCCGGCACCTGGTTTGCACCGGCCTCGGGGAGGTCGCCGAACGGCCGTGTGGTTGTCGTGCTCGCCGCCGACGGTCCCGGCGAATCGGGGGTTGCCGCGATCGGCGGTGCGGCGGCGGCGCAGCTCGAGCGCTACGCGACACCCTGAAGCGCTCCGAAGCGTCCTGGACAGCAGCAGTTTTCGCCTCGGTGACGGATGCGCGGGTTATCGAGATCTGCGCGGGTCGGGACGCGCGCAGATCTCGATAACCCGCGCGTTTGTGCAACGCAAAGGCCCCGGCGCCCTTGTGGGGTGCCGGGGCCTTCGACGGCCGGCTATCAGCTGCAGCCGGAGGTGCTGCCGCAGCCTTCGCAGACGTAGCAGCTACCGGCCGGGCGCATCTTCGTGCCGCAGGTCATGCACATCGGAGCGTCGGCAGCCTTGCCCTGGAACTTCTCCATCAGCTCGGCCGAGGAGTGGATCTCGGCCGAAACCTCACGCACGTCGGCCGCACCGGCGCCGGAGACGACCTGCTCGGCCTGCACCCGCGGTGCCTGGCTGCTGGGCGCCTGGCTGGTGGCGGCGGACTGGGAGAAGTTCTCCAGCTCACCCTCCACGTCGTCCTGCTCGGTCGGCGCGTACGAACCGGTCTCGAGCTGACGAGAACGCTCCTCGGCGGAGTGGATGCCCATGAACGACCGGGTCTCGAAGTCGAGGTGGTCGAGCGCCAGACGACGGAACACGTAGTCCATGATCGACTGCGCCATCCGCACGTCGGGGTCGTCGGTCATACCGGCCGGCTCGAAGCGCATGTTGGTGAACTTCTCGACGTAGGTCTCCAGCGGCACGCCGTACTGCAGGGCGACCGAGACAGCGATCGAGAACGCGTCCATCACGCCGGCGAGGGTCGAACCCTGCTTGCCGAACTTCAGGAACAGCTCACCCAACTGATCGTCGTCGTAGGTGGAGGCAGTGAGGTAACCCTCGGCGCCACCGACCGCGAACGACGTGGTCTGGCTGCTGCGACGCTTGGGCAGACGGCGACGCACCGGGCGGTACTCGATGACCTTCTCCGGCTCGACCTCAGCGGCGGCCGGCTTCTCCTTGGCCTTCGCGTCGGACAGCGGCTGACCCACCTTGCAGTTGTCGCGGTAGATCGCGATCGCCTTGAGGCCGAGCTTCCAGCCCTGCATGTGCACCTCGGCGATGTCCTCGACGGTAGCCGTCTCCGGCAGGTTGACCGTCTTGGAGATCGCACCCGACAGGAACGGCTGGCAGGCCGCCATCATGCGGACGTGGCCCATCGGGCTGATCGCACGCTCGCCCATCGCGCAGTCGAAGACCTCGTAGTGCTCGGTCTTCAGACCCGGGGCGTCGACGACGTGACCGTTGTTGGCGATGTGCTCGACGATCGCCTCGATCTGCTCGCCCTGGTAGCCGAGCTTCTTCAGCGCCCGCGGGATGGTCTGGTTGACGATCTGCATCGAGCCGCCACCGACGAGCTTCTTGAACTTCACCAGCGAGAAGTCGGGCTCGATACCGGTGGTGTCGCAGTCCATCATGAAGCCGATGGTGCCGGTCGGCGCGAGCACCGAGGCCTGCGCGTTGCGGTAACCGTTCTTCTCACCGAGCTCGATGACATCGGCCCACGCCTTGGTCGCGGCGCGGTGGATGTCGGCGTCCATCGTGCCGAGCGTGCGCACCTGGTCGTTGGCGGCCTGGTGCTTGCGCATGACCTTCTTGTGCGCCTCGGCGTTGCGGGCGTAGCCGGCGTAGGAACCGGCGACACCGGCGATCTCGGCAGACCGCTTGTAGGCCGCACCGGTGAGCAGCGAGGTGATGGCAGCGGCGAGGCTGCGGCCACCCTCGGACTCGTAGCCGTGGCCGGTGGCCATCAGCAGCGCACCGAGGTTGGCGTAACCGATGCCGAGCTGGCGGTAGTCGACGGTGGTCTTGCCGATCGCCTCGGTCGGGAAGTCGGCGAAGCAGATGGAGATGTCCATCGCGGTGATGACCATCTCGACGACCTTCTGGAAGGTCGGCACGTCGAAGGTGTCGTCCTCCTTCAGGAACTTCAGCAGGTTGAGGCTCGCGAGGTTGCAGGAGGAGTTGTCGAGCGACATGTACTCCGAGCACGGGTTGGACGCGGTGATGCGCCCCGACTCGGGGTTGGTGTGCCACGCGTTGATGGTGTCGTCGTACTGCACACCCGGGTCGGCGCACTCCCACGCGGCCTTGTTGATCTTGTCGAACAGCTCACGGGCGTCGACCTGCTCGATGACCTCACCGGTGCCGCGGGCGCGCAGACCGAACTGCTTGCCTTCCTCGACCGCACGCATGAACTCGTCGCTCACGCGGACGGAGTTGTTGGCGTTCTGGTACTGGACGGAGGTGATGTCCTTGCCGCCGAGGTCCATGTCGAAGCCGGCGTCGCGCAGCGCACGGATCTTGTCCTCTTCGCGCGCCTTGGTCTCGATGAACTCCTCGATGTCGGGGTGGTCGACGTCGAGCACGACCATCTTCGCCGCGCGACGGGTGGCGCCACCGGACTTGATGGTGCCGGCGGACGCGTCGGCGCCGCGCATGAAGGAGACCGGGCCGCTCGCGGTGCCGCCGGAGGACAGCAGCTCCTTGGAGGAACGGATGCGGGAGAGGTTGAGGCCGGCACCGGAGCCGCCCTTGAAGATGAAGCCCTCTTCCTTGTACCAGTTGAGGATGGAGTCCATCGAGTCGTCGACCGCGAGGATGAAGCAGGCCGAAACCTGCTGCGGGCTCTTGGTGCCGACGTTGAACCACACCGGCGAGTTGAAGCTGAACACCTGGTGGAGCAGGGACCAGGTGAGCTCGTGCTCGAACAGGGTGGCGTCGTCGTCGTTGGCGAAGTAACCGAACTCCTTGCCGGCCTTCACATAGGTGAGGACGACGCGGTCGATCAGCTGCTTGAGGCTCGACTCACGGGCGTCGGTGCCGAGCGCACCACGGAAGTACTTCGTGGTGACGATGGTGGAGGCGTTCAGCGACCAGAAGTCGGGGAACTCGACCCCACGCTGCTCGAAGATCGTCTCGCCGGTCTTCCAGTTCTGCTGGACGACATCGCGACGCTCCCAGGTGACCTCGTCGTAGGGGTGCACTCCGGGCGTCGTGAAGATGCGTTCCACCTTCACGCCCTTGCCGCCGCGGCGTGCCTTGGCGCGCGCGTTGGTCGTCTCGGTCATGTTCCTGCTCCTCCGTGATTTCTCGACTGGATTTCTCGACTGTGTGACTTACTCGTGGTGCCGTGCGTGCTGGTGCTGTGCGTGCTGTCGGCCGCGCGGCTCAGCTGGTGGTGGTGCGACCAGTCTTGCCGCGACCACCGACAACCTCGCCGGTGTCTTCGGCTCCACCCGCATCACCGTCGACGTGGCTGTCGCTGTCACCGGCGTCGGTCTGCTGCAGGTCTCGCTCGCTGCGCAGCAATGCGATCGCCGCCTCGAAGTCGTCGAGGTCGTCGAACGCCTGGTAGACCGAGGCGAACCGCAGATAGGCGACCTCGTCGAGGCAGCG
This genomic stretch from Calidifontibacter indicus harbors:
- a CDS encoding vitamin B12-dependent ribonucleotide reductase, with amino-acid sequence MTETTNARAKARRGGKGVKVERIFTTPGVHPYDEVTWERRDVVQQNWKTGETIFEQRGVEFPDFWSLNASTIVTTKYFRGALGTDARESSLKQLIDRVVLTYVKAGKEFGYFANDDDATLFEHELTWSLLHQVFSFNSPVWFNVGTKSPQQVSACFILAVDDSMDSILNWYKEEGFIFKGGSGAGLNLSRIRSSKELLSSGGTASGPVSFMRGADASAGTIKSGGATRRAAKMVVLDVDHPDIEEFIETKAREEDKIRALRDAGFDMDLGGKDITSVQYQNANNSVRVSDEFMRAVEEGKQFGLRARGTGEVIEQVDARELFDKINKAAWECADPGVQYDDTINAWHTNPESGRITASNPCSEYMSLDNSSCNLASLNLLKFLKEDDTFDVPTFQKVVEMVITAMDISICFADFPTEAIGKTTVDYRQLGIGYANLGALLMATGHGYESEGGRSLAAAITSLLTGAAYKRSAEIAGVAGSYAGYARNAEAHKKVMRKHQAANDQVRTLGTMDADIHRAATKAWADVIELGEKNGYRNAQASVLAPTGTIGFMMDCDTTGIEPDFSLVKFKKLVGGGSMQIVNQTIPRALKKLGYQGEQIEAIVEHIANNGHVVDAPGLKTEHYEVFDCAMGERAISPMGHVRMMAACQPFLSGAISKTVNLPETATVEDIAEVHMQGWKLGLKAIAIYRDNCKVGQPLSDAKAKEKPAAAEVEPEKVIEYRPVRRRLPKRRSSQTTSFAVGGAEGYLTASTYDDDQLGELFLKFGKQGSTLAGVMDAFSIAVSVALQYGVPLETYVEKFTNMRFEPAGMTDDPDVRMAQSIMDYVFRRLALDHLDFETRSFMGIHSAEERSRQLETGSYAPTEQDDVEGELENFSQSAATSQAPSSQAPRVQAEQVVSGAGAADVREVSAEIHSSAELMEKFQGKAADAPMCMTCGTKMRPAGSCYVCEGCGSTSGCS
- a CDS encoding serine hydrolase encodes the protein MKRPTAPRRAAVLSALTSLPVALAGCTGSPAPAPTDASSPASVTSSSTTTSTSSNASPPVVTADGVDPKAWTAVDASARRAGGIVALLAAVVSPSGQVRVVHRTGSTDLRPIASVAKLYVMVALLDALRDGKLTWNTAITVRSQDISAGSGSLAGRGVGARVTVFEAARLMFQESDNTATSALIRTLGQPAMATALRETGHCAPDRMTPFLTVREDLWLLYSAGAAGARSQWAVASPAERTRLISPATKSPAAFHGAPAWRAGLGYVASAEDIARAWAVIADRVRTLRSTGAASVMTVPSPGFTRPTGWSTVWFKSGALDSVRAGTWFAPASGRSPNGRVVVVLAADGPGESGVAAIGGAAAAQLERYATP